GTTGCGCCGTGCTCTTCGCCGGTTGCGGGGACGACGGCGGGGTCGGCGGAACGGGGCTCTCTCCGGCCGTCGTTCGTGGCAACGTCGCTGCCGAAGTCGAGCCGAACGAGGCTGCCAGAGAAGCCGAGCCTCTGTCGGGCATCCTCGTGCGCGTGGAAGGGCGAGAGGAAATCCGGGACGTGACCGACCGAGCGGGACGCTTCCGGCTCGAAGGTGAGTTTCCTCAACCCACCGCCGTACTCGAGTTCCGCGAACCCAACGGGTTCCTGAGTCGTCTCGAGGTCGTCGTGCCGGCCGGGGGAGAGGTGGAACTCACGAACGTCCGGCTACGGGTCCCGGACCCGCTGGCCGGAATGAAGGCCGAGCCGGAATCCGTCCTCGTGGACTTCGAGGGGTTCGTCGAAGACACCGAGCCGTGCGAAGACGGCCACGCCACGATCCTCGTCGGGCATCCGGCGGTGGACTTTCCGGTCGAGGTGACTCCGGAAACGATCCTCACCGACGAGCGCACGGGAATGCCTCTGGGCTGCGAAGCCCTTTCGACCGGACTCAACGTGAGGGTTCGCGGCGCGCTCGACCGCACCGGAACGGTCCACGCCGAGCGCGTGCGGGTCCTTCGTAGAACGGAGCGCCCGCGTCTTTTCCGCGGCGCCCCGCCGGATCAGGCGGACGGCTGAGCTTTCCGCTCGGCGGCCCGCTTTTTCCTCTCCCGCTTCTTTTCCGCTTCCGACCGCGCCGCTTCCCCTCTGTCCGTGAGCTCCACCAAGGAGAGCGGTGCGGCATCTCCCCGCCTGCGTCCGAGCTTGACGATGCGCGTGTAACCGCCGGGCCGGTCGCGAAACCGAGGCCCGACTTCCTCGAAGAGCTTCCGCAGAACGGCCTTCTTCCGGATGATCCTCGCGGCCCGGCGCCGGGCGTGAAGAGACCCCCTCTTGGCCAGGGTCACGAGCCGGTCGGCCCACCGCCGGAGCTCTTTCGCCTTCGCGTCCGTCGTACGGACCACCTCGTGCTCGAAAAGCGAGGTGACCATGTTGCGGAACATCGCCTTCCGGTGGGCACCCGTCCGACCGAGCCGGCGACCTTCTTTTCTGTGCCGCATCGCTCGCCCCTCACAGATCGTCTCGCTGGCGGGCCCACCTCTGGTCGAGCTCTTCTCGCGACGGGAAGTTCTCGAGCTTCATCCCGAAATCGAGCCCCATCTCCCGCAGGATCTCCTTGATCTCGTTCAGGGATTTCCGGCCGAAGTTCTTCGTCTTGAGCATCTCGGCCTCGGTTTTCTGCACCAGCTCGCCGATGTACTTGATGTCCGCATTCTGCAGGCAGTTCGCCGCCCGGACGGAAAGCTCGAGCTCGGCGACCGGCCGGAAGAGATTCTCGTTGAGGGTGGGCTTCTGCTCCTCGGGAACCGAAACCGGCTCCGGCTCCTCCTCGAAGTTGATGAAAATCGAAAGCTGGTCCTGGAGGATGCGCGCTGCGTAAGCGACGGCGTCCTCCGGTCGCACGCTGCCGTCCGTCCAAACCTCGAGAGTCAGACGGTCGTAGTCGGTCCGCTGTCCGACTCGGGCGTTCGTCACGGTGTAGTTCACCTTGCGGATCGGTGAGAACACGGCGTCGATCGGGATCGTGCCGATGGGTGCCCCCTCGTCCTTGTTCCGTTCCGCCGGGACGTACCCCCTCCCGACTTTGATCGTGAGCTCGGCCCGGAGCGACGCGTCCTTCGCGAGCGTCGCGATGTGTTGCTCGGGGTTCAGGATCTCGACGGAAGGGCTCACCTGGATGTCCCCCGCCTTCACCTCGCATTCTCCCTTCGCGTCGATCCTCCCGACTTCCTGCAGCCCCTCGTGGAGCCGCAGTCGCACCTCCTTCAGGTTGAGAACGATGTCGGTGACGTCCTCGCGCACGCCGGGGATCGTGGAAAACTCGTGCAGCACCCCCTCGAAGCGCACCGCCGTGATGGCCGCGCCTTGGAGGGAGGACAGGAGGATCCTGCGCAGAGAGTTCCCGATCGTGATCCCGAAACCTCGCTCGAACGGTTCTCCTACGAACTTGCCGTACGTCCGGCTCGCCGTTCGCTGGTCGAGTTCGAGCCGTGCCGGCTTGATGAGATCTCGCCAATTCCTCTGTGGTTGCATGTTCCAGAACCTCCCGGGGCTGTTCCCGCGCTTCCGCTCGACCTCACTTCGAGTAGAGCTCGACAACGAGCCGTTCGTTGACGGGCTCCGTGAGATCCGCCCGCGTGGGAAGGTGCTTGAGACGGGCCGAAAACGCTTCCCGTTGCACCTCGATCCAGTCGGGGATCCCCCGCCGCTCGGCCTGCGCCATCGCGTCCTGGATCCTGGCGATGGTGCGGGACTTCTCTCGAACCGAGACGACGTCGCCCGGCTCGAGAAGATAGGACGGGATGTCCACCTTCCGTCCGTTCACCAGGAAGTGCCCGTGCCGCACGAGCTGCCTCGCTTCCGCCCTGGAGGTGGCGAATCCCATCCGGTACACCATGTTGTCGAGCCGCCGCTCGAGGAGCACGAGCAGGTTTTCCCCCGTCACGCCCCGCAAACGTTCGGCTTCGCGGAAGTACCGCCGGAACTGCCGCTCGAGCACGCCGTAGATACGCTTGATTTTTTGTTTCTCGCGGAGCTGGAGCGCGTACTCCGAGAACTTGGTCCGCCTCTGCCCGTGGACACCGGGCGGGTAGTTCCTCCGTTCGATCGCGCACTTGTCCGTGAAGCAGCGATCCCCTTTCAGAAAGAGCTTCAATCCCTCGCGCCGGCAAAGCCGGCAAACCGATCCCCGATACCGTGCCACGAGTGGACCTCCCTACGAAACCGTCAGACTCTCCGTCTCTTG
The sequence above is a segment of the Candidatus Binatia bacterium genome. Coding sequences within it:
- the rpoA gene encoding DNA-directed RNA polymerase subunit alpha; amino-acid sequence: MQPQRNWRDLIKPARLELDQRTASRTYGKFVGEPFERGFGITIGNSLRRILLSSLQGAAITAVRFEGVLHEFSTIPGVREDVTDIVLNLKEVRLRLHEGLQEVGRIDAKGECEVKAGDIQVSPSVEILNPEQHIATLAKDASLRAELTIKVGRGYVPAERNKDEGAPIGTIPIDAVFSPIRKVNYTVTNARVGQRTDYDRLTLEVWTDGSVRPEDAVAYAARILQDQLSIFINFEEEPEPVSVPEEQKPTLNENLFRPVAELELSVRAANCLQNADIKYIGELVQKTEAEMLKTKNFGRKSLNEIKEILREMGLDFGMKLENFPSREELDQRWARQRDDL
- the rpsD gene encoding 30S ribosomal protein S4; this translates as MARYRGSVCRLCRREGLKLFLKGDRCFTDKCAIERRNYPPGVHGQRRTKFSEYALQLREKQKIKRIYGVLERQFRRYFREAERLRGVTGENLLVLLERRLDNMVYRMGFATSRAEARQLVRHGHFLVNGRKVDIPSYLLEPGDVVSVREKSRTIARIQDAMAQAERRGIPDWIEVQREAFSARLKHLPTRADLTEPVNERLVVELYSK